One window of Terriglobia bacterium genomic DNA carries:
- a CDS encoding GyrI-like domain-containing protein: MQPYIVGMCTSMATPKPAVCGHQKSGHINQGPEGGRLDGLTPARSDHRDRPLDHRGTACAMRHAIRISVYDRGMPVSVNLQTVHPRKLAVVRREVAPGAVGSAWGPAVGKVWDFIRSQPGLWTDGHNIFLYHHAKQPGAAILCDFGVEVTRTFETAGEVYATETPVGEAAVAVYRGPYNRMTEAYDAIGKWMAANRRESAGHSWEIYGDPTPDPADTETTVVHLLK; encoded by the coding sequence ATGCAGCCATACATCGTGGGAATGTGTACCTCAATGGCCACCCCAAAACCGGCCGTATGTGGCCACCAAAAATCCGGCCATATAAATCAAGGTCCCGAAGGGGGGCGATTGGACGGCTTGACGCCAGCCAGGAGTGACCATCGGGATAGGCCCTTGGACCACAGGGGGACAGCCTGTGCAATGCGTCACGCGATCAGGATTTCGGTTTATGATCGAGGAATGCCGGTCTCCGTCAACCTACAGACTGTTCACCCCCGCAAGTTGGCCGTGGTGCGCCGCGAGGTCGCGCCGGGCGCGGTTGGCTCGGCGTGGGGGCCTGCGGTGGGCAAGGTCTGGGATTTCATCCGCAGCCAGCCCGGGCTGTGGACGGACGGCCACAATATTTTCCTCTACCACCACGCGAAGCAGCCGGGTGCAGCAATACTCTGCGACTTCGGCGTCGAGGTCACGCGCACATTTGAAACTGCGGGAGAGGTGTACGCGACCGAAACGCCAGTGGGCGAAGCTGCGGTTGCCGTCTACCGCGGGCCGTACAACCGCATGACCGAGGCGTACGACGCCATCGGAAAATGGATGGCGGCGAACCGGAGGGAGTCCGCCGGGCACTCGTGGGAGATCTACGGAGATCCGACGCCGGATCCAGCCGACACTGAGACGACGGTTGTGCACCTCCTAAAGTAG
- a CDS encoding fibronectin type III domain-containing protein gives MSLTVLIIKALINFRRLTAEALLTASMKVCAELLNPNFTLPQAPAPPVDQPTLKSANDTLSTTILAAKDGGKKDIAARDKASGTVVYLLTQLAHYVEANCKGDMTIFLSSGFQAAPSTRTQKPPVSESFRSLTPGPEHGVMKTKLVKIAGAVSYLVQWGVVPPGGGTPASWTTLPIARVRSATTITGLTPATTYAFQARRHSERLYRLE, from the coding sequence ATGTCACTGACAGTATTGATTATCAAGGCCTTGATCAACTTCCGCCGTCTGACCGCGGAAGCCCTGCTCACGGCCTCCATGAAAGTCTGTGCGGAACTCCTTAACCCGAACTTCACACTGCCTCAGGCGCCGGCGCCGCCGGTCGATCAGCCGACTTTGAAATCGGCTAACGACACGTTGTCGACAACGATTCTGGCCGCGAAAGACGGCGGCAAAAAAGACATTGCCGCGCGGGATAAGGCCAGCGGAACCGTCGTCTACCTCCTGACGCAGCTCGCTCACTATGTCGAGGCGAACTGCAAAGGCGACATGACCATCTTTCTCTCCAGCGGCTTCCAGGCGGCGCCGTCGACCAGGACGCAGAAGCCGCCGGTTTCCGAATCGTTCCGTTCGCTCACTCCGGGGCCTGAACACGGCGTCATGAAGACCAAACTCGTGAAAATTGCGGGCGCGGTCAGCTACCTCGTGCAATGGGGTGTGGTGCCTCCGGGCGGCGGCACTCCGGCGTCCTGGACGACCTTGCCAATCGCCCGGGTGAGATCGGCAACCACGATCACCGGTCTTACTCCCGCCACCACCTACGCTTTTCAAGCCCGCCGTCACTCCGAACGGTTATACCGACTGGAGTGA
- a CDS encoding aminomethyltransferase family protein codes for MPIGTAFHSRTFALCESLNYREWSGYYTVSAFEAHHEHEYNAIRNAAALIDISPLFKYRISGRDATKLVNRIVTRDINTVSPGQVIYTPWCDESGKVIDDGTVSRLAENTYRWTSADPSLRWFHQNAYGMDLTIEDISEKVAALALQGPTSGSLLQSAAAGADIGKLKYFRVTQGSIDGVPVDISRTGYTGDLGYEIWMDWDKGVQVWDALIRAGRAFDIHPVGMLALDVARIEAGLLLIDVDFQSSKKAVIEEQKYSPFELGLGRLVNLDKSNFIGRDELVRIRKDGHTREIAGLAIDWDGLERVYDTAGLPPTMPAIASRVAVPVYKHGNQIGKATSTTWSPTLKKLITLATLKREFTKPGTVLDFEITVEAVRHRVPATVVKTPFFNPPRKTAPFIV; via the coding sequence ATGCCCATCGGAACGGCATTTCATTCCAGGACTTTCGCGTTGTGCGAAAGCCTGAACTACCGCGAATGGTCCGGCTACTACACCGTCAGCGCCTTCGAAGCCCATCATGAACACGAATACAATGCGATCCGGAATGCCGCCGCGCTGATCGATATTTCACCGCTGTTCAAATACCGGATCTCGGGACGGGATGCCACGAAGCTGGTGAACCGCATCGTGACGCGCGACATCAACACCGTTTCTCCCGGGCAGGTTATATACACGCCCTGGTGCGACGAATCCGGAAAGGTCATCGATGACGGCACCGTCTCCCGCCTGGCGGAAAATACCTATCGCTGGACTTCGGCGGATCCCAGCCTTCGTTGGTTCCATCAGAATGCCTATGGAATGGACCTCACGATCGAAGACATCTCGGAGAAAGTGGCCGCCCTCGCCCTGCAAGGCCCGACATCGGGAAGTCTTCTCCAAAGTGCCGCCGCTGGTGCCGACATCGGGAAGCTGAAGTACTTTCGCGTCACCCAGGGCTCCATCGACGGCGTTCCCGTGGACATCTCCCGAACCGGGTACACGGGGGACCTCGGCTATGAAATCTGGATGGACTGGGATAAAGGCGTCCAGGTCTGGGATGCGCTGATCCGCGCCGGCCGCGCCTTCGACATTCACCCTGTGGGGATGCTGGCGTTGGATGTCGCGCGGATCGAGGCCGGGCTTCTTCTCATCGATGTCGATTTCCAGAGCAGTAAGAAGGCCGTCATCGAGGAACAAAAGTATTCGCCTTTTGAGTTAGGGTTGGGCCGGCTCGTCAATCTCGACAAATCGAACTTTATAGGACGCGATGAACTGGTGCGTATCCGTAAAGACGGCCACACTCGTGAAATCGCCGGCCTTGCGATCGACTGGGATGGTCTCGAACGCGTCTACGATACGGCAGGTCTGCCCCCAACGATGCCCGCTATAGCCTCGCGCGTGGCCGTTCCGGTGTACAAACACGGAAATCAGATCGGAAAGGCCACATCGACGACCTGGTCGCCAACGCTTAAAAAGCTGATCACGCTCGCAACGCTGAAGCGGGAATTTACCAAGCCCGGAACCGTGCTGGATTTCGAAATCACCGTGGAAGCCGTGCGGCACCGCGTCCCGGCTACGGTGGTGAAGACGCCCTTTTTCAACCCGCCACGGAAAACAGCCCCTTTCATTGTTTAA
- a CDS encoding aminotransferase class I/II-fold pyridoxal phosphate-dependent enzyme, with protein sequence MKPNRGTTRRQFGRQFAGAIGSTATAAAALSMRPLFSISTNDGYVHLGFNESPYGPSEKTWSAIRDSISLGGRYPFDLSYDNLKTQIGRFHGLTEGNVLIGAGSTEILKVCDDLFLRSKPHLVVADATYEAVYQYAVNSRSNVTKVPLTGDHRHDLDKMAAAIRRDTGLVFICNPNNPTGTIVTKDEMQRFMNRVPESVTVLVDEAYSHFAGPDYESVIRYVKEGRRVVVARTFSKAYGLAGMRIGYGLAKGSLMDDLRPYGLDFNLSVPSVAAAETALDDTQQIDKTVKANGVQRSAFYAEMKSAGFDFIPSQANFVMVDIRTEVSPIIDEFWKKKILVGREFPPMTKFLRVSLGTDDEMQQFYAAFRQIVR encoded by the coding sequence ATGAAACCCAACAGGGGAACCACCCGCCGCCAGTTCGGCCGTCAGTTTGCCGGGGCGATTGGCTCGACCGCCACGGCAGCCGCGGCGCTGTCCATGCGGCCGCTGTTTTCGATTTCCACGAACGACGGTTACGTGCATCTCGGCTTCAACGAAAGCCCGTACGGCCCATCGGAGAAGACCTGGAGCGCGATCCGTGATTCCATTTCGCTTGGCGGCCGGTACCCCTTCGATCTGTCTTACGACAACCTCAAGACGCAGATTGGAAGATTTCACGGTCTGACGGAAGGCAATGTTTTGATCGGCGCCGGTTCGACGGAAATCCTGAAAGTGTGCGATGACCTGTTCCTCCGATCGAAGCCCCATCTGGTGGTTGCCGACGCCACTTATGAAGCGGTCTATCAGTACGCTGTGAACAGCCGTTCCAACGTCACGAAAGTCCCGCTGACGGGAGATCACCGGCACGACCTGGACAAAATGGCGGCTGCGATCCGGCGCGATACCGGCCTGGTTTTCATCTGCAATCCCAATAATCCGACCGGAACCATTGTGACGAAAGACGAGATGCAGCGATTCATGAATCGCGTACCCGAGTCCGTCACCGTCCTGGTCGACGAAGCGTACAGTCATTTCGCGGGCCCCGACTATGAAAGCGTAATCCGGTACGTGAAGGAAGGCCGCAGGGTTGTGGTCGCAAGGACATTCTCGAAGGCGTATGGTCTGGCCGGAATGCGTATCGGGTACGGGCTGGCGAAGGGATCCCTGATGGACGATCTGCGGCCATATGGGCTGGATTTCAACCTGAGCGTGCCATCGGTAGCCGCCGCGGAAACGGCCCTGGACGATACGCAACAGATCGACAAGACCGTCAAGGCGAATGGAGTTCAGCGTTCCGCTTTCTATGCGGAGATGAAGAGCGCCGGATTCGATTTCATCCCGTCTCAGGCGAATTTCGTCATGGTCGATATCCGGACGGAGGTCAGTCCCATAATCGATGAGTTCTGGAAAAAGAAGATTCTTGTTGGAAGGGAATTCCCTCCAATGACGAAATTTCTACGTGTTTCGCTCGGAACCGATGATGAAATGCAGCAGTTTTATGCCGCTTTCCGGCAGATCGTGCGCTAA
- a CDS encoding ATP-binding protein, whose protein sequence is MATEPLFVLLVDDDEDGYRRIQRLLLEIPYTSFVLDRASTFDDAAGKLREGQPDAVLIRYEIAARTGFQRLSQFAFTKAPVILLMPEDDANAQAQALQLGATDYLVKGHLDASLLDRSIRYSIAQKRLEEQLREAREQLEDRVRERTSELTRVNEQLQKADQLKDQFLAIMSHELRTPLTPILGWSRMLKTGAVGGDQLERGLDVIERNAQLEAKLVEDILDASRIVTGKLKFDFQWVNLDEILQHQVQAWQPVGQTRGITLVTDLKRVPFVWGNAQRLQQVFSNLLSNAFKFTPQGGQITISAKSIEGTVLVKVADTGAGIKPDFLPHVFERFRQADSSTTRKHGGLGLGLAIVRYLVEMHGGLISAESRGEGQGSSFTVSLPESAGCPRQEAV, encoded by the coding sequence ATGGCTACAGAGCCGCTGTTTGTTTTGCTGGTCGATGATGATGAAGACGGCTATCGGCGAATCCAGCGCCTGCTACTCGAGATTCCCTACACATCTTTTGTCCTCGATCGGGCTTCGACATTTGATGACGCCGCCGGAAAACTACGGGAAGGCCAGCCCGATGCCGTACTGATCCGTTACGAAATCGCTGCACGTACCGGATTCCAACGGCTTTCACAATTTGCGTTTACGAAAGCGCCAGTCATCCTTCTGATGCCCGAAGACGACGCGAACGCCCAAGCCCAAGCCCTGCAACTCGGCGCAACGGACTATCTTGTCAAAGGACACCTGGATGCGTCCTTACTCGACCGCTCCATTCGCTATTCCATCGCACAGAAGCGTCTGGAGGAGCAACTCCGGGAGGCGCGGGAGCAACTCGAAGACCGGGTTCGGGAACGCACGTCGGAATTGACGCGCGTCAACGAACAACTGCAGAAAGCCGACCAGTTGAAGGATCAATTCCTCGCCATCATGTCTCACGAACTGCGCACCCCCCTCACGCCGATTCTCGGCTGGAGCCGGATGCTCAAGACCGGCGCCGTCGGCGGCGACCAGCTTGAGCGCGGCCTGGATGTCATCGAGCGCAATGCGCAACTCGAAGCCAAGCTGGTGGAAGACATTCTGGATGCCTCTCGCATCGTCACCGGGAAACTGAAATTCGATTTTCAGTGGGTCAACCTCGACGAAATCCTGCAGCACCAGGTTCAGGCATGGCAACCCGTGGGACAGACGAGAGGCATTACGCTGGTCACCGACCTGAAACGGGTTCCCTTTGTCTGGGGAAACGCGCAACGGCTGCAACAGGTCTTTTCGAATCTTCTTTCCAACGCGTTCAAGTTCACTCCACAGGGTGGACAAATCACGATATCGGCAAAGTCTATCGAGGGCACCGTGCTTGTGAAAGTGGCGGATACCGGAGCGGGCATAAAGCCGGACTTCCTGCCCCACGTTTTCGAACGTTTCCGCCAGGCGGACAGTTCGACAACCCGGAAACACGGCGGACTTGGCCTCGGGCTGGCGATCGTGCGTTACCTGGTGGAGATGCATGGCGGCCTCATCAGTGCCGAAAGCCGGGGTGAGGGCCAGGGATCGTCGTTTACCGTGAGTTTGCCGGAGTCTGCGGGCTGTCCTCGCCAGGAAGCGGTATAA
- a CDS encoding NAD(P)/FAD-dependent oxidoreductase, with protein sequence MASGTSTYDAAVIGGGHNGLVHAAYLARAGKRVVVLERRDVLGGAAVTEEIFPGFKFSVASYVVSLLRPEIIRNLDLPRHGMEILPLDGTFTPMPDGNYLWRVNDHAKTRLEIARHSRLDAEAYDEYGKAMIEMGRFVKPILAMTPPDPTSLALRGLKDLLSLAQRFRKLPAQDKYNQVQLMTMSAADFLDQWFETDVLKATMSASGIIGTFLGVRSPGTAYVLLHHYMGEIDGAFRSWGLVRGGTGAISNAIAAAAREAGAEIRTESAIAKVLVQNGQAQGIVLENGDEIRAKVVSSSVDPRLTFMKFVGAENLPGDFVEDVNRYRFRGSSGKVNLALDALPDFKCLPGSGAHLRGAISISPSVEYMERAYDDAKYGRFSRRPYMDIVIPSLTDPSVAPPGKHVMSCFVQYAPYHLKEGSWDEKREEFGDTVINTIAEYAPNLPDIILHRQVLTPLDIERRFGLTEGNIFQGELSLEQLFFLRPVPGWAQYRTPIRNLYMCGSATHPGGGIMGAPGLNAARVILKEWKR encoded by the coding sequence ATGGCTTCAGGCACTTCCACATATGACGCCGCCGTCATCGGCGGAGGACATAACGGTCTGGTCCACGCTGCTTACCTGGCACGCGCCGGAAAGCGCGTCGTCGTTCTGGAACGCCGTGATGTCCTTGGCGGCGCCGCGGTTACGGAAGAGATTTTTCCGGGATTCAAATTCTCCGTGGCTTCATATGTCGTCTCGCTCTTACGCCCCGAGATCATCCGCAATCTGGACTTGCCGCGGCACGGTATGGAGATACTGCCGCTGGACGGCACATTTACGCCGATGCCGGACGGCAATTATCTGTGGCGCGTCAACGATCATGCCAAAACCCGTCTGGAAATCGCCCGGCACTCCAGGCTGGATGCCGAAGCCTACGACGAGTACGGAAAGGCGATGATCGAGATGGGCCGTTTCGTGAAACCGATTCTCGCGATGACCCCGCCGGATCCAACTTCGCTCGCATTACGGGGATTGAAAGATCTGCTATCCCTTGCGCAGCGCTTCCGGAAACTGCCCGCCCAGGACAAATACAACCAGGTCCAGTTGATGACCATGAGCGCCGCCGATTTTCTGGATCAGTGGTTTGAAACCGACGTGCTGAAGGCAACCATGTCGGCGTCGGGCATCATTGGAACGTTCCTGGGCGTCCGGTCTCCCGGCACCGCATATGTTCTTCTGCATCACTACATGGGCGAAATCGACGGAGCTTTCCGTTCATGGGGGCTCGTGCGCGGCGGCACGGGCGCCATCTCCAATGCGATTGCCGCCGCCGCCCGCGAGGCCGGGGCCGAAATCCGAACGGAGTCGGCAATCGCGAAAGTCCTCGTGCAGAACGGCCAGGCCCAGGGCATTGTGCTGGAGAATGGTGACGAAATCCGGGCGAAGGTGGTTTCTTCGAGCGTCGATCCGCGCCTGACCTTCATGAAATTCGTGGGCGCCGAAAATCTGCCCGGCGATTTTGTCGAAGACGTGAATCGCTACAGATTTCGCGGGTCATCCGGAAAAGTCAACCTTGCGCTGGATGCACTGCCGGATTTCAAGTGCCTGCCGGGTTCCGGCGCACATCTGCGGGGCGCCATTTCGATTTCACCCTCAGTCGAGTATATGGAGCGCGCCTACGATGACGCGAAATACGGCCGGTTTTCACGGCGGCCGTACATGGATATCGTGATTCCGAGCCTTACCGACCCCTCCGTGGCGCCTCCAGGCAAGCACGTGATGTCGTGTTTCGTGCAGTACGCGCCATATCATCTGAAGGAGGGAAGCTGGGATGAAAAGCGCGAGGAATTCGGAGACACCGTCATCAATACAATTGCCGAGTATGCTCCAAACCTGCCGGACATCATTTTGCATCGCCAGGTCCTGACGCCGCTCGACATCGAAAGACGCTTCGGACTGACCGAGGGCAACATCTTCCAGGGCGAACTCTCGCTCGAACAGCTGTTTTTTCTCCGTCCGGTGCCCGGCTGGGCGCAATACCGCACGCCCATCCGCAACCTTTATATGTGCGGATCGGCAACTCATCCGGGAGGCGGCATCATGGGCGCCCCTGGATTGAATGCGGCCCGGGTAATCCTCAAGGAGTGGAAGCGCTGA
- a CDS encoding NAD(P)/FAD-dependent oxidoreductase, with amino-acid sequence MPRDRERVVIIGAGHNGLVAAFYLAKAGYAPLVLERAEIAGGSAVTDEIHPGFRCPALFDLPGPLLPQIEKDLQLQKEHLFFTPDVQVAALHPDGKVLRIYTDPNRTATDLQSFSAQDARKFPQFHSTLQSLGRVIAPLLSITPPDIDRLDFHDFTNLGKLGLRFKHLDKKDAYSLFRWGPMPVADLVSEWFESELLRAAIAAPGLFGMSAGPRSAGTVVGLLMQAALGTSLPVKGGIGVLTGVLTKAAVAAGAQIRTASGVAGIRIEDRRATGVVLENGEEIPAGAVISNADPRHTFLKLIGPAELDPQFVMKVKAYRARGTVAKVNLALSGLPSCAHLATQIQIGPDTDYLERAFDAAKYGEFSANPFLRITIPSMMDSSLAPKGAHVMSIFVQYAPYHLKSGSWYSRREELGDAVVKTLSAYAPEIGSLIVQRRILTPLDIERRFGMTGGHIFHGEQAFDQLFTFRPLLGWSKYQTPVKGLYLCGSGTHPGGGITGAPGLNASREILKDLG; translated from the coding sequence ATGCCGCGGGACCGTGAGCGGGTGGTGATCATCGGGGCAGGACACAATGGATTGGTGGCCGCTTTTTATCTGGCGAAGGCCGGCTATGCGCCGCTGGTGCTGGAACGGGCGGAAATTGCGGGCGGTTCTGCCGTCACCGACGAGATTCATCCCGGATTCCGTTGTCCGGCGCTGTTCGATTTGCCGGGGCCACTGCTGCCGCAGATTGAGAAAGATCTGCAGCTGCAGAAGGAACATTTATTCTTCACGCCTGACGTTCAAGTGGCGGCGCTTCATCCGGATGGCAAGGTGTTGCGGATCTACACGGATCCGAATCGCACAGCAACGGATCTCCAGAGCTTTTCAGCGCAAGATGCGCGAAAGTTTCCGCAATTCCATTCGACGTTGCAGAGTTTAGGCCGCGTGATTGCGCCGTTGCTCAGCATCACGCCTCCCGATATCGATCGGCTGGATTTCCACGACTTCACGAACCTCGGCAAACTCGGCTTGCGCTTCAAACACCTGGATAAGAAAGATGCTTACAGCCTGTTCAGGTGGGGCCCGATGCCCGTCGCCGATCTGGTTTCCGAGTGGTTCGAAAGCGAGTTGCTTCGCGCCGCAATCGCGGCGCCGGGGCTCTTCGGCATGTCCGCAGGTCCGCGCTCCGCCGGAACGGTCGTCGGCCTGTTGATGCAGGCGGCATTGGGAACATCATTGCCGGTGAAGGGCGGCATCGGTGTGCTGACCGGGGTCCTGACCAAAGCCGCCGTTGCGGCCGGTGCGCAGATTCGCACAGCGTCCGGCGTGGCAGGCATCCGGATCGAAGACCGCCGGGCAACAGGCGTTGTCCTCGAAAATGGTGAAGAGATCCCGGCTGGAGCCGTCATATCGAACGCCGACCCCCGCCATACTTTCTTAAAGCTCATCGGCCCGGCTGAACTCGACCCGCAGTTCGTGATGAAGGTGAAGGCCTACCGGGCACGGGGAACGGTTGCGAAAGTAAATCTGGCGCTCTCGGGATTGCCGTCGTGCGCACATCTCGCCACGCAGATCCAGATCGGTCCGGACACGGATTATCTGGAACGGGCGTTCGACGCGGCAAAGTACGGTGAGTTTTCCGCGAATCCGTTCCTGCGCATCACGATTCCATCGATGATGGATTCATCCCTGGCCCCGAAAGGGGCACACGTCATGTCGATCTTTGTCCAATATGCGCCCTATCATTTGAAAAGCGGCAGTTGGTATTCCCGGCGCGAGGAACTCGGGGACGCTGTGGTGAAAACGTTGTCGGCGTATGCTCCGGAAATCGGCAGCCTTATCGTTCAGCGGCGGATTCTCACGCCGCTGGATATCGAGCGGAGATTCGGGATGACCGGCGGGCATATTTTTCACGGCGAACAGGCCTTTGACCAACTTTTTACGTTTCGCCCCCTCCTGGGTTGGTCAAAATACCAGACGCCGGTAAAAGGGCTATATTTGTGCGGTTCAGGAACCCATCCGGGAGGCGGAATTACGGGCGCGCCGGGGCTGAACGCCAGCCGCGAGATTCTGAAAGACCTGGGGTAA